Below is a genomic region from Raphanus sativus cultivar WK10039 chromosome 4, ASM80110v3, whole genome shotgun sequence.
cacTGGTCCAAGATCCTCCTTGTCTTCCTCGGATTCTACTTCACCATTCTCCAAAAGAACCATCACCTTTTGGTTTGGGCATCGGTTGGCATAGTGGCCAAGGCCATGACATCTGAAACACTGAATGTCTCTGGTTCGTTTTGGAGCctcctctttcttttctctatcAACATGAGCAGAGGAATTAGTCTTAAAAGCAGTATTTGTTGAGGAAGAAGACTTACCTTTGTCTTGATAGTTTGCTTTGGGAGCAAAGGATGATTTGGGAGCAAAGGCTGGTTTAGAAAGACCTTTTCTTTTGGCTTGTTGTTCAATCAGTATGGCCTTGTGTAGCATCTGCTCCATGCTGTCATAATCTTCCAGCTCCATACGGTCTTGAATATCACAGTTGAGCCCGGTAAGAAATCTGGCCATGGTGGCGTCTAAGGGCCCTTCTACATCAGCTTTGATCATCAAGgtctccatctcctggtgatagtcctcaactgacttggaaccttgaagCAGCCGCCTGAGTTTGTGGTGTAGGTCCCGGTGGTAATGGTCGGGAACAAAGCGTTTCCTCATCAGCATGGAAAGCTCATCCCATGTATCAACTGGCGCCACACCTGCTCTTCTCCTGCTAGTCACAACTCGATCATACCAGTTAATAGCATAGCCAGTAAACTCAGCAGCAGCAAGTCTAACCTTTTTAATATCAGAAAAATTTTGACAATCAAACACAAGCTCAATTTTTCTTTCCCATTCAAGAAAAGCATCCGGATCATTTTTGCCATCAAAACTTggaattttcaatttcaatccACCCATGCCATCATTAGTTCTTTCATTTCTACCAAATGGATTGACATCACCTTGGTTTTGATGTCTAGGAGCTCTCCTTGGACGATTGATGGACTGATCATCATCATAGGACTCATCTCGGATCTCAAGGTCGGACCGGCTGTGTCTCCTTGGGCGGTCACGCCTGGTTCTGGTTCGGGACTGAGCTGGTCGGCCCTGAAGTTCATCCAGTCTAAGATGGATCGCCTCCAAACCTGTATTCAACAAGTTAGACATAGAATCATTGAGAGCACGCATTTGTAAGTTGGATAATCCAGCAACAGAATTTCCGggtctgtttctttcttcttcactgccCATGGTTTCCTGAAAACTTAAACAAGGTAAAGTTAGATAAAACCTCACACTCTCAGGTGTTTATCCTCACCCACACACGTGTTTCACTCAATTTAGTGGTCACTCAAAGAATTCTTCTCAAGGTTCTAAGAAAGACAATCCAAATAACCCGATGAGATCTCAAAGCaaacaaataatgaaacaaGATAGAGAGATAAGAGAATTTGGTTTGGGAATCCGCTTTAACCACTCCaaggctggatttctcttcagccagcaggatttctcttccaccacctaGCCACAACAATCAAACTTTtcgatttcttcttttttttttttttttttttagatcttttctttttttttttttttttttttttttttaaatatggccTAGGTAAGGTAGTGGCCCGGATTCAAGATagatagaagaagaagagtgtttAGAAAATGGGAGATGAGAAAGATGGAAAGATAATACCGaattgagtggctctgataccacttgatacgtcctgagttcggacaggatcactcaatcGGTTTGTGAAGGATATGAACTCTGAAAAGAGAACTATGGAATGATGGGGGACACAAAAGGTTGCGGAAAGACCCCTTGATACTACCAGATTCgtttgttgccggatgtgacgcaccggtccaacaaatgAAGATTTGTTTGCTAAGTGATAACCTCACTAGGAAACAGGAAAGTTCTATGCtaagaacaaagagagaagaCTCAAAATAAGGAGAAAATTTCGTGCTCTCATTGCAAAGAAATGGGGTACATTATATAGTGTTTTGAGTCaaagaaataataaagaaaaatgctGAAAAACacacatagaaaatataaatttgactaagactagtcaaagtgtggaaaacaaGAGAAGACCAGTCAAAGTGTGGACTCAAAGGTTGACTGGTCCAGATTCAGAAATGTGTCCAAGTGCGTCCGTGATGATCTGGTTCGTCGCGGTAAGGAGATGGACGAACGGAGGTGCGGCCGCGGGGGTGATCTTCGAACTGTCTTGAACGTATGAAGAATTTactcgacccaaatcttcagaaaGTCTAAGAATCCTTGCCTTAGAGAATTTGGTCGAAGAGAAGTCCATGATGGCGTCAAAAGAAGAAGTAAGAACGTTGGTCCGATCATCGGGATGTGCGGTACGGACCAAACGGGTGAGAAGTGAGAAGTTGCGGTCGTGGTCTGACTCCGCCTGGTCCAAGTGAAGTCTGGCTCGTCTGTTGGCTTTGTCTTGACGAGTTGGACGGGAAAGATCATCTGTGGTTCGGTCAGATCGGTCATCAGGTCGTGGATCCAAGCTTAGCTCCTTTCCGGACGAACGCGGGTTGATCCGGTACACTGCTCGGTTGGACTGCTTGGCCTGGACGGATGGGTGAACCTCGGTTGGACTGATCTGAGTGTCCTGATCGTCGAGCTGGTCCTGGTCCGGGTCCTGGGTCGCATCAGGTTGGTCCCTGatttcttcttgagcaagggtccgaaagtcgagggcctatccggaagctgtagaaaacttatgtctggatatttttccccaacatcACCGTCAGTATCTATCAACATATGTTCAAGTCGAAGACAACGCGAGgagaaatcgatcgacacaaacaCTTGTGTATCGACCGATACTAGTCAAACCGACATGGATAAATTTGGAAATTTGGAAAAAGGAAATTCCCAAATTGGAAAAGTTGGAGATATGGAGCCCTATAAAAGAAACCACGGGGTATAAGTTATTTCACACACCCTAGAAGCAATCAAGATGACTACACCATCTTCCAACTCTAATGGAACAGCTTCCAACTACAAACTTCCACATCAGCTGCACAACATGAAATCGATCGACGGGACTTCACccaaatcgatcgatactcaacCCTTACCACCCgattcttatataaataaagaATTAGGTAACAATAATCTAACTTCTGATAAACTTGGAAATTTCAGGGATACATAAAGCCAGAGAAGAGCTGATAAGAAGCCAATGTCTACATCAAAACCCTACAGCAGAGAAGAGATGGATGAGATACTCACAAAGGCTCACATCACACAAATCAATTCCCTCAACGATTTCAAGTGGAGGATAGACAGTGTCTACCATCCGCCGAATGATAAGATCGAAGGGCTTGCAGCAAACATGGAGTTTCTTGCGAATAATATAAAATCCATTGTTCAGCATACAACTACACCTACAATTCCTATGCCCTCAACATCGATCGATGACAGATGGAAGGAGTCGACCGTTGATGAATTCAGTGTATCGATTGATAGAATCCACGATCGTCGACCAACATTGATCGATACGCCTACTCAGTTATCGATCACTTCTCCACACGCTTTACCAAGACCATACAATCCATCGATCGACAATGCGTATGATCTACCGATCGACAAGGACCAACCTGCCATATACCAAACTTTAAAAAAAGAGATCAAGCAAATGTTGGGATCAGGCAACCAATGGGAAGAGGGAAGTCTACAGAAGCAGTTAGATATATTCTACTGCAGATTTAACAGCAACATGGATTGGATAACAAAGAGAGGAGAGCTTATGCAAAAAGAGTTAGATTTGCTACGCAACAAGCAGAAAACATCGGGATCGATCGATAGTAGAGAAGCTAAATCGATCGAtttgttagggtatttttgtgtaggatcgttttagtactacggaacactagaagatttgTAAGACAGAGTTGTAAAATCGAGggcaaagagatgttattgagtataATGGTCGGGACTACAACgtattggtgtataaaccctagttctagtcgcctaaactctaatctctaagcCTCCGAATGTCGATCCCtcattctagggtttgggctccccttttatagttgtagatgtcggcttcaagtaatagaactcatccataatcggaaaatggaagtttccccttaggtagaaaacttctatttttcttcAAGGGGTCGGCCCGATCTAGGGGTCGGACCCTAGGCAAGGGTCGATCCCTTGtatcttcttgagcaagggtctggaagtcgaggacctatctggaagctggagaaaacttatatctggatatttttccccaaaagtttgccccttattccttgatttgctcgtggaaatcaagggataacatgtATTTCCCAAGCCTTAGTAGTTTTCTCTTGGGTACCTTATCTTCTTGCAGTGGGTCAGACCGGGACCCTAGTTGATGAAATGAGATACTGATTTTACAAGGCTCTGAAAGTCGTATCTCCTTAGAGTATTTAGATCTTGACTTTTTTTCAAACGTAGAGAAGAGATGGAGcgttctttttctttaaaaatcaaGGGGTACGAGCCTTGCTTTTCTGAACTTGATCGGATGAAGTGGGCTTCGCAAATAGGACAAAGACGGTTGAGTTTCTCCGTTTGGCGCTCATTTGGACGCGTGGCGATTTGTACGAGCCGCGTGTTCGCCAACCTAGGGTTTTCTCCTTCCTTCTTTCATTTGATCGAGACCAAAGTCTCTCTCTTCTCATTTCTTCTCTACTCTCTTcaagattctctctctctcggcgGCTTCCTCTCTCGAAGATTCCCTCTCGTTCAGGTAGCCatcttcttcccttctctcttttcttctcttataCTAGATCGATAATGTCCGACGATTCCCCTAGCAAAACCCTAGAATTCCCTGTAGCCTGTAGAGATAGATCCGAAACCCTAGGCTCGATGAACTCTTCTTCTCAGTCCCCCGAACCCATAGCCGATGCGGAGGGTCCTTGTCTCGATGTTACGGAATATATCCCTTCCGACGATGAAGCCGAAGAATCTTTGCTGGTGGGTCCGGTTTCCAGAATTGGAAAGAGAGATGTTGAAGAATGGAGAAGGAAGTACGATCTTCCCCAGGATCTGGAGATCCGGATTCCGGGTCCTTCCGACAGGATTTCGGAGTCGATGAGGTCCCGGTTTACGAAGCGTATTTCGAAGCGGGCTTTCGGGATCACGTTCCTTCTCTGATGGCAAAGCTCTCAGAGCATTTGGAGATCTCTCCACGTCAGCTAACTCCTCCAGCCTGGAGGACCTTGATCGCGATACAGAACCTCGGCGACTTGGAGCGCTTGGTGATAGGAGTGAACGAGGTGCTCTATTCGTACTATGTTGCTGATCTGCCCGGATCAAAGGGGAAATATTACCTCCATATTCGTATTAGCCAAGCTTTGGTTCGAGAGATCGAGAAAGGTGCAAGGAAGCATCATCCAGTCTTTAGCAGTAGATGGGCAGAGAGATTTGCCTTCGTAACCCTCCCCGGATTTCTCCTATTTGGCATGTAGTGGGTAGGTTATTATTCTTTTCAAATAGCTTTTGATCGCGATACTGATTCGTCCTTATTTTCTGTTGCAGAGGTGTCTCGCAAGCCCGTGCCTGAAGGGAAGGAAATTGATGATCAGGTCCTTGATCTTCCTCCGTCGCGTCGTCAAACCACCTTTCTTACCAGCAAAGAAGTCTTAAGGCAGTGCAGCATCTGGGGTAAGTTCTTCGTGTCATGCCTTTTCTTGCGAGCTGGTTCCTTGACCGCTTTGATTCTTTGCAAGTAATATGTCGGGATCCACAGGAGAAAAAGCTATCAGCCAAGAAGCCTGTTGCTAAGGCCACTACCTCGGGTGATGATGATGTCCAGATCATTAAGAGTACCAAGCGCAAGGGACCTACTATCTCAGCCCCATCTGCCTCAAGGAGAAGAACTCGGGCCTCGGGATCGACTCCGAAGTCCTCGACTTCAGAGCCTTCTCCTAATCCTGGTGCGGACCTAGACAAAGTGGTAGCTGATCTCTCTTCCTCCACGTTTCCTGGGAGCGCCTGCTTTCTCCCTTCTGGAGATCTCCCGAAGGCCTTTGAGGGTGTTCAGATTGATCTCCTCCAGGTACGACTTTACGCCTgtcctttttcttctttgttacATGGAGTAGTAATCGTTGTGGTTTTGATTTGCAGGTTATGTCTTAGATTCACCATTTCGAGGACATGGTGAATGAGCAGTCGTCCAAGAAGGAGCTGGAGAGCATGAATGCTTAGCTTAAGGAGGAGAAGAACATAGTCCTGGCTCAGGGAAAGGAGATCAAATCCCTTCAGCTCAAACTGAAGAACTCGAAGGAGGCTGAGGCTGCTACTGCTACGGAGAACACCGCTCTGACGCGTCAGTTGGAGAAGACCCAGGAGGAGCTCTGTGGGCTGAAACTGGAGAAGGAGTCCTTTGAGGACGAAATGATGAAGGCGGTGAGTGGAGCCAAGGTGACTGCTCGCTGGGAGCTGATGAGAGAATGGCTTAAGGAGCAGACCGACAAGTGGGAATTGGCCGTGGAATTCCAGCGATACAAGCTGGTGAGGGAGGCTGAGGCTAAGCTGCAGGGGCTGCCTCCTCCTTCGTTTGATGACGAGCCACCTCTTCCCGAAGCCGACGCTGCCAAGGAGACTTCTCCTACTCCATCTGAGGGTGCGGGTGCTTCTCCAACTGCCTGATCTCTCTATCTCTCGAACTCTTGATCTTTTAAGCCCTTGGggcttttgttgttgtttttaccCTTCGGGGTTTTGCTTTTTTAGACCTCAGGCCTTCGTGCCTTAAGAATTTTAAGTACTGGCCCTCGggggttttaacttttaatctaTTTGTGCTTCTGCTTTTATCTTTGAGTAGCATAGAGTCGTCTTCCGAGAGAAATCACCTTGTTTGTGTTTCGAGGATAGGGGAATTCCTTATCAGAGGTTATGGGTCGAAGGCGGACCATAACCCCAATCAGATCAGACGAGATCTTAGGAACCAATGAGAGTTCCCCCTTAAGGATCACACCACTTAGAGCTGTAGAGGAATCAGGGCTCGAGCCCTGCCACCGTATTGATAGCCTAAGGGTCTAGATCGCGTGGAATCAATTCCACATCTTCGGAACGCAAAGGCACCTAGGTAGAAGCGTGGATTCGTGGAAAGGAATGGATCCTTGAGCGGGGCAAAACCTTGAAAGGGATGGACCCTTGCAGAAATTGATCCCTTGTAAGGGTTGACTCCTTGAATGGATATCAATGACTAGGAACTGGATCCTGAAATGATTAGAAAAGCGTTAGATCTtgtaatccattattaaaaacctgagttttagatttggaatgaaagatcctAGCCTGGAACCCTggagttctagcttggtttgaaccctgaggttcttgagctctagaacccggaagttcttaaggTCTTGAACCCTGAGttcccttacctaggcccgaaggccgttttattgaacccgaaggtttgctcattgaaccctgaCGTTTCTGAGTGTTTGGGTTTAATCTCTAGATCCGGGGACCGTGATTGAACCCaatggatacctcgaacccggaggttgatgcttttgaacctTGAGGTTCTcggcaaacccgaaggttggtattaGGACtcaaagatccttgaaccctgaggttctttcTAGATCCGAAGATAAGCTAGACCCGAACGCCCTTGATCGACCCTTAGGTGATCCAGAATCCAgagattccttacagacccggaggctgcattgaaccctgaggttctttcATAGACCCGGAGGCCGTACTAAACCTGGAGGTTActatatagaccctgaggctgtgctgaaccctgaggttcatcatagacactgaggccgtatgcgttatgggagatttgtgatcgtattctgctccccatgggggaaccactaccgatctgttattgagaaaccgcactctgccacccggaggtataggccactctcgtgaatctcaatgctgcactctacctttctgtagaaaaggtcacgctcagacttactgtggtctggcgtgggccttccccgcggagcgacttcacaccagacacatTACTTTCCTAGTCtagataagtattaaattttggtgctaaccggtattttcgcacatttgctccctgcatatcagccgtcagcatctgattacagtactttgcagtgtacgtcatgccccctgcgtgtatttagctcgtagcgtctttaacacagggtttgggtagcactagtacggtggtccccacgtaacttttggacttatagcctttacgcagggtccgaggtgcagacaatgtaCTAGGGTTTATCAGACCcgttccttatatgtcgtacacccatgtgagtagtctcactagtgTATTTAGGGTTTGCTGAGGTCTAAGATCCTTTAAGACCTGGCCTAGCTAGTATGtccctttaagtacattggagttcctataacccctttagccgtaattgataatgtattttataagcttagtccggagacATTATCTCATACATAGGAataggaaaccagtgtacttaaatatatcataataatagtagtagtatataaagcttgatccggGGATCTTACTCtagaagtgatagaatttgaggtgcaaggcattCCAGCAGTTAGGTTGGACCTTGCCGTCGCTGTCTTCCAacttataggctcctgccccttgcacTTCTATTACCGTATAGGGACTttcccatccaggagcgagttttccggctgatttatcccttgtgtggtcacagactcgccttaggacccagtcccctttccggaaggttctggatctgacctttttgttgtagctcttggcgactttcaactggtaggatGCATTTCTAAGGCGGGCCACCTCCCTCTTTTCgtcgagtaggtctagactcagggacattagctcgttatTCTCCTCCTCGGAAAGGAATTCAGAAACCGTGGTCCTTactgatatcttgcatattttcattgttttagctattcatttgtatgcattttcatcatatagaataaTATTTAGACATGTtcaggttgcattttgcatacataagtctttattaggtattggaacaccacatggagttcttggaaacatttggaagcaatgtaaTCAAAAAtggggtgaaagatgagcatggatggaggccttagagaaatcttctgtggtaagattttgtggagacactgGAAATTGAGTTAgatttctaatggaagtggtttcaagtcatttggagatgtaatggacgagttatgatcaatttactagaggcatatccatcctggtcgagaaccgcagagtggccttctggagcgaccccctaaggtagctcccaaccagagcgacctacctaagtcgctcgcgttctcatcgcccggagacacaaaaatggaggctggagcgacctctcagagcgacccccaaggtcgctcccaaccccagAGCGACTTCCTGGAGTGACCCTCTGAAGTCGCACCGcgttatctgctgcacgattttattatttttcaaggacctttttgcaatttttaTGCACGTTTTTAGACTTCTAAACCTAAGTTTAAGTACTTTGTAAGCCTATGGCGGCAGATCTATCTTTTTTTCATTggaagaacacaaaactctcaataaaagttcatctcttttggattttgatttgttatgttcttgtgtttctgttgatttcttatatatttctctacatgattaatctgaaatccaccacgggtttaagaggaatcatggagattagtgagtaatcaccttttgaattcatgggttagggagattaagggtgattaggctagttctaggatgttttactgtagatcattcttgttccttgctagtagagtattcataatgcatcttttgagttagCTACTTAAAAGTTGATCATTAGGCTTTTCCCACCCAaaaagtgtttgatgaaatgtctgagagAACTCTCCTAAgattttagtgtactttgccaaagacatttgttgttaaagatgctaagatagctattagacttgttcttaatgattgctttcatattattcaaccaaagacatttgatgtttgagatgtgttagcaaatgagcattcatctagacatagagcttgcttagaattgtgtttaggcttaaggttgatagtttgattgatcatttgcatttcttagttcgaaacttgatcacccaaggtcaaATTCCCTTcacccatgagttctcttttccATTAGATAAGAAAGTATCATTCTTTTATTGCATTCAATCATTAgtagtaatttaaaatcattcaaatctctggttgcacttagattaaatAGGCACTTGCATTCTCATTGCTTTAAATCCCTTAGAATTAGTTCGACAGTCTTTTATACTACATTATTTGTCttaggagccttgaaaactcttaaCATCACTTACGTGCACCTCTGTGGGTATCACCGCATGAGCACCATAGATAAGGGAGAAGGGAGTCTCCTGGGTAGCCGCCTTCGGAGTTgtccgataggcccagagtactccgtgtagctcttctgcccatcgcccgtgggcgtcttctaggcgcttcttgagcatgttCACCACTTTCTTGTTAGTGGATTCGGCTTGGCCGTTAGATTGAGGGTGTCGTGGTGCTGAGTAGGAGAGTTTGATGTTCCAGTCCTTGCAGAACTTTCGGAAGTAGCTTGTGAACTGGGGTCCATTGTCTGTGACGATCTCATGGGGAGTtccgaagcgtgtgatcacgttagtccataggaatttcctgatttggagatccgttatcttggctagtgctaCAGCTTCCACCCACTTGGTGAAATAGTCTGTCACGACTAGGAGAAAAATCTTTTGCCCCGGTGCCATAGGGAACtttcctacgatgtccatgccccactttcggaagggccaaggagaaCTTAAGGATTTGAGATTCTCTGGTGAAAGGTTGGAGATCGGCGCGTGCTTCTGGTATTGGCTACACAGCTTGGCTTGTTTGAGGGAGACCCTGCCATGGTTGGCCAATAGTACCCTGCCCTTCTAGCTCTGAGTACCAAGCTCCGACCACTAGAATGGGAACCACATTCTCCTTCATGAAGCTCTTCTAGTATCCTGGTggcttctctaggggtaagaCATCGTAGGTAGGTTCCTAAAAAGGATCTTCGGTATAGTTTCCACTCAGAAAAGCAATACCTTACAGCTTGGCGccttatcttccgactttcgTCTCGATCTTCGGGCAAGGTGTCGTACCTTAGATAGTTGATGATGGGTgtcatccaggtctctccttcgtctaccaCAGATACTTCTTCAGATTCCATCTCCTTTTCGGTCGCGGGCCATTGGAGTACCCgtagtgggatgctcatatgactcgtagtttctagggcggaccctagGTTAGCTAGAGCGTCAGCCTGGGAGTTGTGCTCCCTAGGGATATGTGTGAGGTTACAATGTCGGAACATGTCGAGTAGTCGCTTAGCCACGGATAGGTATCTAATCATACTCGGATCTTTCGCCTGATAATCTCCTTGGACTTGGCTTATGATCAGTTGTgagtcgctgaagacctggatATCTTCCACCCCCATCTGTTTGGCAAGTGTCAGCCCTGCTATTAcagcttcatattcagcttcgttgttcgtTGATTTGAAGTTGCAACAtacggcccttgaggctgattctCCCGTGGGGGAAGTTAGGACTAGTCCCATGCCTGCGCCCCTTACGTTACTAGAGCCATCAACGTACAGTGTCCATTCGACTTTCTCCCCTTCGCTATTACGGagctttacctcttgttccagGGCTGGAAGTATGGCAGGAGAGAATTCAGCTACGAAATCTGCCaggacttgcgatttgatgGCTATTGCAGGCCGGAAGATCACGTCGTATTCCCCCAGCTCTATACcccattttgctagtcgtccagacacttcTGGCTTATGCAGAACAGCCTTGATGGGAAAGGAGGTGACTACCACGATTCgatgagcctggaagtagggACGTAGCTTTAGGGCAGCATTAACTAAGGCAATGGCCAGATTCTCGaggtgactatagcgggtctccgcgtctagtAAAGACttgctcacgtagtagataggatgctgttttcttccttcttcccttaccaGGACCGCACTGACCGTGTGTTCCGATACCGCAAAGTAGAGCAATAGGACCTCATCCTCCaagggttttgagaggagaggtggagtagtgaggtAGGGcttgagatcggatagggcttgctcacatttctcggtccattggaagtccttggggtccttcaaggtttcgAAGAAGGCATGCGACTTGTCCGATAGCCTGGAGATGAACCTGCTCAAAGCAGCCATCCTTCCTGTCAGCCTTTGCACCTCCTTGACGTTGCGAGGTGAAGGTATCACCTGGATCACTCTCACCTGCTCTGGGTTTGCTTCaatgcccctgtgggtgactgtaccctaggaactttccagagcttactccgaacgagcactttgaagggtttagcttcatgttgtacctcctgagagtggtgaaggcttgttgaagGTGTGAGATATGGTCTTCGGCTTCTAGGGACTTTAccaacatgtcatcaatgtCGAAttccatggtctgccctatctgatcggcgaacatcatgttgacaagcctttgataggtcgagcctgcgttcttcaatccgaaaggcataaccttgtaacagtagataccccttgaggtcatgaatgaggtcttctcttgatcgtcaGGGTACATTAGGATCTAGTTATATCCAGAGAACGCatctgatataccatggattttaccagtttttaaccatggtatactagtattttattatatatttaatccgttttctagcctgttaggtatgttttcaggttcatgagcattttgtgagaagtgatgtttttggagcattttggagtacaagagatgatatacctgagttgaccattcaagaccaagtcggaagtcaacattgcgattatgaTCGACCGATACttatccagagttgtcgatcgatgtagctgagaagatcagcgtactagaagattataatcgatcgatacacatctagtgttgtcgatcgatatcgaggacgaaatggtttagccgactacttcaccaagacttcaccaaattacgagattgcccctgacgagtttttaacctaatggaaatgcttaaatattcctgctaagtgtttttttgacggcaagctttaaACAACCTtcaagagaaaagaagagagtgtgagagagagactagagttttatattgttttgagagattggagagatttctcatctccttttgtatttctacttatttctatctatgcaatgctttcatctatctattgtcatgaattgcttagctatatatgagtagtctacttgttagatctaggatttaaataggtttgtgggattagccccaaactataactgctaagttgtggtactcatcaaatggattgcacccaatgcttgttttagattagctaactagaacatagatcactaggatctttgattatcttgaattatccatttgaacttgcttgtctcccgttgagaaaagcgacagctcctcctagagaccttgtgttcatattcggctcgcgcctaggcagatctagaagccgtcgatcgatatcccgacaggtgaatcgatcggcgctgcgaaaggtgtaccgctcgatatctcaaaaggatatcgattgactctttttctgcgccaacattacgacagttgaggccagagatctagattatttaaccagtga
It encodes:
- the LOC130511199 gene encoding uncharacterized protein LOC130511199 produces the protein MEFDIDDMLGTVTHRGIEANPEQVRVIQVIPSPRNVKEVQRLTGRMAALSSAVLVREEGRKQHPIYYVSKSLLDAETRYSHLENLAIALVNAALKLRPYFQAHRIVVVTSFPIKAVLHKPEVSGRLAKWGIELGEYDVIFRPAIAIKSQVLADFVAEFSPAILPALEQEVKLRNSEGEKVEWTLYVDGSSNVRGAGMGLVLTSPTGESASRAVCCNFKSTNNEAEYEAVIAGLTLAKQMGVEDIQVFSDSQLIISQVQGDYQAKDPSMIRYLSVAKRLLDMFRHCNLTHIPREHNSQADALANLGSALETTSHMSIPLRVLQWPATEKEMESEEVSVVDEGETWMTPIINYLRYDTLPEDRDESRKIRRQAVRYCFSEWKLYRRSFLGTYLRCLTPREATRILEELHEGECGSHSSGRSLVLRARRAGYYWPTMAGSPSNKPSCVANTRSTRRSPTFHQRISNP